ACTGGGCAGCGGTGGGGCACTTGGGTGGCACTTACCGGGTGATGGTGACACCTCCGGGTCCCGCTCCCAGAGTCAGGTAGGGGTCAGCTCTCCCAAACACCCCTCGGCCTCCATCCAGCGACAGAAACACCCCGGGGCAAAGCGAGCGGGCACAGGAGGCAGGGTGGGGAAGAAACCCCCCACAGCCCCAACAAGACCCCCGGCCAGGCTGcgggcagggggcacccagccacCGACCTCCCAGACCCTGAGGCCACCTCCTGCCCTCCGTGGCTGTGCTGGGCGGGGCCTGGCGGGGGTTGTCGGTCTGTCCAGCTGTCCGTCCGGCGGTCGGATTGTCCTGCTGCGGGGCGGGGGGCGCGGGGGTGGTGGTTTGGAAAGCAGAGCCAGGCGGGGGGCAGGCGGAGCAGGTTTGagtgcggggggggggggtgtacAAAGTGGGGGGGTTGCTCTCTTCGTccgttgttggtttgttggttttttttttccttttgcttattttgtaactttttaaacttttttctccttttttttttttttttctttttcttagaaAACAACTGACCAAAGGGCTCCAATCCCAGTTAAATACAGAACTTGAAAAGTGTTCCAGAAAAAAGTGCTGGCTAAATTACCTCTGAAAGAGAAACACAACACggagatggggagggggggagaaggaggacaCACGATGAGAGGGGCCTGGGAGTGCCCCAtgccagcctgccctgtgccatCCCCCCTGAAGCCCGAAGCCCCACCTACCCTGTAACAAAACCTCGCTGTCCGGGTGGCATGTCAGCAGGCACTACAACGAGGTGACTGTAAAAGTGTCCTCAGGGTGCTGTTGCTCTACCATGGGGCCCAAGAACCCGCTCTTCTGGGGGGGGGGCATGACGGGGTGCCCCTGGGGTGCAAAACTGGGGTACCTGTAgttgtcctgcagctgcagcattgAGTCTCTCGGTAcgggggagatgttcaagtcatTGATCAAGGGGCAAGCGTAGGGTCCTCGGTGGTGAGCCCGGGACATCTCCAAGGGCTCCTTCTCGCCCTTGGAGGGGTGGGCGCCGCTCGGGCTGCCCAAGTGGGGGTTCAGACACGAGGGGTCCGTCCTGCCCATGAAGTCTACCAGCATCCCGGCCCCCGCTTTCCCGTCGTAGGAGGGGCTGCGGGTGCTGGCGTTGGGGGAGTACCAGTAGGGAGGGTTTTTGCAGCTGGGGGAGTCGTAGTGCGGTTGTGGCATGGGGAGGTCGCGGCAGGCCAGGTGAGGGGCGTGTGGCAGGGCCCCCCCCTGCATGCTGTGTTTGAGCGAGTCGCAGGTGGGAAGCTTGCGGAGGTCACCCGCCCGTAGGTCCTCCTTAAAGGCCAGGGTCGGGGAGCAGTTGGGCGAGAAGGCTTTCTGCAGGCCGGCCTCGAAGACAGTCTGCGGGGTGGGGCCGCCCAGCTGGTGCGGCAGCGCCGGGAAGTGCTTGCCCTCCAAATCCGGCTGTCCCAGCCCGGGGGAGTCGCTCTGGAACCCCTGCACGAAGGTCCCGTCTGAGGGGGTTGAGGGGTTCATGGAGTAGGGGCCGGTGTAGTCACAGGGGTCCCGCTCGCCCACCCCGAAGCCCCGGGACTGGGAGGGCAGTGGGGACATGCTGCTGTCCCCGCTGTAGTAGTCCAAGCCCAGGTCGGTGCTCTCCTGGAACAGGGGGTTGACTGCCTGGGACTTGGTGGGGAACTTGGCCTTGCCCGTGCCCCTCTCCTTCTTGGAGGCACAAGCTCCCCGGGACCCTCGGGGCTGCCGGGGTCCTGTGCTCCTCTTGGAGGGGTACacggaggaagaggaggaagaggaggagaagctcaggtGGGAAGTGTCGAACATGTCCACCTTCTTCCGTCGGCCCCGGCCAGGCTTGGAGTTGCTCTGGAAGAGGACGCTCTGGTTCCAGTTGTAGCCCGGGGCGGAGGATGCCTCGTTCCAGTCCATCatcagcttctccaggctggagagaCTGGACTGGCCTtcgctggatgaggcctcgctGTTGGCACGCCGGTAGCCGGCTGGCTGGTTGAACTGGGTGCTGTCGGAAGAGGACTCCGAGAAGGTCTCCGAGACCGtctgctgcttggctttctgtggggtgtagttggagatgtccagGATGACGTTGGGCTCGTTGAGGTGGCACTCAAAGCCCGGGTTGTAGAGCTGGCTGAAGGCCTCCGagctccagtccagccctccgTAACCCTGCCGGAAAGCCCAGGGCGCGGAGCCGGGGAACTGCCGACAATTCTcaggtgagggctggaaggaggccGAGCCCTTGGGCACCATGTAGCCGCCGGGCGATACGGTGCTGGCCCGGCTGTCACACCTCAAGGGGGTGTGTGAGGCGCTGGAGAACTGTGCCCCCTGCTCGGCGCTGTTGAAGAAGGCAGCTTTGCCCAGCGGCAGGCTGGGACCGGCCGTCTGCGGCGCGTAGCCGGCGCTGTGGGCGCTGCTGGGCGAGGACGGGAGGCTGCTGCCGCTGCCGTAGGCGAAGCTGCAGTCCTTGCTGTTGGGGCAGTCTTGCGAGTACTGCTTCCCCGGCGGGAACACGCTGGCCGGTGCCACGCTCTGCCCGCTGCCGTAGCTGCCGTAGGGCGAGTAGCCGGAGGTGCCGCTGGCCGCCGGGTGAGCCGTGGGGGACCGGGAGACGGCCGAGGGCGGTGCCAGCTTGGTGAACGCCTCAGCACCCCGGCACTCCGATGACCCTTGGGCTACCCCAtaggtggcggcggcggcgcggccgGGGAACGCAGGCCGGCCTTGCAGCGCCGCGTGGAAGGCAGCCTCGGCACCGGGGGTCGCCGCCGCCACCTTGCCCCCCCGGGCCGGGTAGGCAGCCAGACCCCGCTGGCCCGGCAAGGCGGCCGGGGGGGCCGTGTAGGCGGCGGCTGACTTGCGGGACTCGGAGCGTGAGGCCGAGAGGGCGAAGTCGAGCAGGTCGGAGGAGTCGTCTGAGTCCAGCAGCGAGCGGAAGTAGCCGGTGAAGAGGCTGTGCCGCTCCGGGCCAGCCTCCGCCTGCGAGGACGGAGCGCTCCCGGCGTAGAAACCGGCACGGCCAGAGGAGCCGGACTCCAGCCCGGGGGAGTGGAAGGGTCTCGCCTCAGCCCCTTGGTAGCCACCATTGCGGCCGGCCTGGCCGCTGGGGTGGCCGTGATGGGGGGCCcaggggctgcccttctccccaGCAGCCCACTCAGCGCTAGCGTCACCAAAGCTCTGCCCGGGGTTAGGCTCCGGGAACAGGGCTCCGTTCTTGCGTGCGCGGCGCTTCCGCTTGGGTTTGCCCACAGGGTCGGGCTCGGGCCGGCCCCGCTTGCGCGGGTGCACGGCATCGGCGTGGAGGGCCGTGGgagctttcttcttcttcccaatGCCCTCAAAGAAATCGCTGAAGGAGCACCGGGCAGCGCGGGCAGCGTGGCCCCCGCCGCGCCCCCCGAAGCCGCCCGCCTTGCCGCCGCGCCGGCGGAAGCCCTGGACGCGGTGCAAGAAGTGGGAGATGCTCTGGGTATCGGGGGCCTGGTGGATGGACTCGGGCTCGCTGGGGGTCCAGCAGCGGGGCGGCGAGCAGCGCCCCGAGCACTGGCTCTGCCGGTTGAGGAAGGCCAGCTTGGCCAGCACGTCCGAGTAGTCAGCCTTGCTGTCATTGGTGTCGGCGATGTAGGAAGGCTGGGGCGAGGCCagcttctgcttcctcctcctcctcttcttcacctCTGGGACTGGCTCCTTGGGCTTGACTTGGCCCAGCAGCAGGTTCTTGGGGGGCCTGCCCCGCTTGCGCTTCAGGATGATGGGCATCTCCCCCGGGGGGAAGACCACCACCACGTTGCGCCCGTTGTTCTTCATCTTGAGCAGCGGTGTGggctccatggagctgctggctgccagctcctTGCCCTCCAGGTTCAGGTTGCTGCTGAGTGACGATACCTTGTAGGTGGTCTTGTTCctcctgcccagggacacagggaTCTTGGCCATCTTCACCACCATCTTCCTTACCCCTCGGCACTTCATCTTCCTTGCCgttgcagggggcttgggcacCTCGTCAGTGTCCAGGGTGGTGGTAGTGGGCGGTGGTGGGGGACTCAGCAGTGGGGTGCTGGGCACCTCAGGCCCGGGGGGCACCTCGGTGGGCAAGGCGAGGGGGGACAAGACGCGGCTCTCGGAGGCAATGTCCACCCGGCGCCCTCgccctgccctcctcctgcgGCACAGCATCTTTGGTTTGTCTGTCCGGCGCAGGGCGTATTTGCGGTGGTCCTCGCCGCAGCGCCCAGCCCCCCGGCTGCCACAGGGACCCCGTTTCACCACACTGCTCAGGGGGCACCCCCCGAGCCTGGCCTGCAGTCCGTGGGGCCGTAGCGGGTCCCCGGTGCCCGTTtgtgcctccagcagctccGAGACGGTCCCCAGCGGTTGCGTCTCCAGCAGCGAGGGCTCAGTGGGCAGCAGCGGGGTCCGAGCGTCCAGCAGTGGTGGCTCCAGGGCCCCAGGGAGCGGCTCCAGCGtctgcagccccaggggctcAGCCAGGGGCTCCAGTGACTGCAGCTCCAGCGACTCAGACAAAGGCTCCAGCGACTGCAGTTCCAGCGACGCTGAAAGTGGCTCCAAAGACTGCAGCCCCAGCGGCTCCAGATTTTGCAGCTCCAACGACTCCGGCAGTGGCTCCAAGCTCTGCGAGTCGAGCAGCTGGGGTTGTGACTCAAGGGACTGGGAGTCCAGCAGCCGGGACTGGGAGTCCAactcctgagctggcagcaaCTGGGGCTGCGGCTCCATCGCCTGTGACTCCAGCAGCTGCGTTCCCGGGCACGCCAGCGAGGCCAGCTCGTTCAGGATGTCTGCCTCGGCCAGGTCCGAGTAATCGCCGGTGTcgggctgggagcagccagcTTCCTCTGTCgaagctttggaggtccccccAACACCCCCACTGTGTCCGGGAGGCTGCGGGGTGCTCCCCCCGCCGCCATCAACTTCTCCATCGCGGGCAGGAGGCCGGGGGTGCCGCGGCGGCTCCGTCTTGCAGAGTGCCCCCCGCTCCTCGGGGCTGCGGATGCTGTTGGCCAGGGAGGGCGAGGAGAAGAAGCTGTACTGGAGGTCACGGTCGGCGGGCAGCAGCCGACTGTCCTCGTGGGCGCCGCCACCGCGCAGGTTGCCGCAGTCCAGGTGCACGCCGCTGCTCTTGAGGTCCTCAGAGAGGCGGTTGAGGTCCTTCATGATGTCGATGAGCTGCACCACGGGGTGGAGGTTGATGTGGCCGTTGCCGCACTTGCTGCGGAGCAAGGCGAGGATGCTGTCGACGTTGCAGGGGCCCGAGGCCAGCGTCACGTCAGGGAAGGTTTTGAGCGCCCGGTCACGGGCGGCTGCCTCCTCCGCGCTTTGCCCCAGGATCCGGGGCTGGCCGGCACAGCCCAGCAAGTCCTGCGCCGCCTTGGTGCCCCCGTGGACGCCCTGGCACCGGTCGGCCGGGTCGCCGTGCAGCAGCGAGCCCACCTGGTGCTCGCGGCCGAGCGTGGGGCACGATCCCTCGGGGAAGCTCAGCACGCTGCAGGACAAGGCCTTCTCCGCCGGGCAGGCCGGGGGGCGCtgcacagggtgcccaggaggGTAGAACTCAGGCTCTCGGGCGTAGTCGGGCGAGCCGCGCACAACGCTGGTCGTTACCACTGGGCCCGGGGGCTTCACGCGCATCctggcctcctcctcccccGCGTGCCGCTGGGCCGAGCAGTTGCTGACATGGGGGTCAGGGAAGGTGGCACCAGGACCTGTgtggggcagaggagaggacagTGAGGCTCCGAGAGCACCACCAGCCAAATGCGGCTGGCGATGCCGTGCTCTGTCCCAGATGCCCCCGGAGAGGGGGTGCCCTTGTTCACCTCCCTGTCTCACCCCTGCCCTGTCACCAGTGATGACCTGGGAACCTGTCCCTGccacccccagcctcctcccttGCCCACTGCACTGCTGGGGAAATAAggtgcagcctcctgccctgctcaggaaGGGGCTGGATGCCCTCCCCCATGGCAGAACCACCTGTGCCAGCCTGGCATGGAGCCACCTCCAAGGGAGAAGCAAGATGGCTGTGCCCATGGGGTTCTgggctgtcctgtcccctctgtggGGCAGAGCCAGGGAGTCTGGGGGGCTGTAGGCCAGAACTAGAGAGTccatgggggttgtggagctGTAGCTGATAGGTCTGGGGGGGTCATGGAGCTGGAGCTAGAGGTAAGGCTGGGGTTGGGACTCACCCTTGGCTTTGCTGGTGCTCTTGCTGTTGCACTTGAGCTCCCTGCAAAGGAAGGGGGTGCATAGGGTTAGCTCCCAGCTGGGAGGGGTACCACTGcctccccccccatcccccactgcccagcaccagccctcCAGGGGACACACCTGGGGCTGATCCTCCTGTGCTCCCACAGCTGAGAGGCAGCCaggtggcagggggcttggaggcTACCTCCGATCTGGGGGATAAAGGCGACACATTTACCCCCCACACACCCGCTCCCAACCCCTCCACGGGAGAGGGGGGCTGGGCGGGGGGGGCTGTGGGAAGGAGATGGGGGCGCAGTGGGAAGGAGGTGGGTGGTCTCCCAAGGATGGGGAGGAGGTGCCCTGGGGatgagggagggggggagatgTCCCAGGGATCTGGGGGTGGGGCTCGGTAGGAGGGAGGAGTGATGtcccagggctggaagggggcTCCGCGGGAGGCGCGGGGGTGTCCCGGGGAGGGGGGCTCGGCGGGGGCCCTTTGGCTGCGCTGTCGCTAGGTGTCCCCGGTGAGCCGCGCTCCGCCACCGCCCCGGTCCGCCCCCCGCCCCGTCTCGCCCGGACACACCGGGGATGATGGGCGAGGAAGGGGGAGTTGGTTCTTTGCCGGCGGAGGCGGCTCAACGTGTTCCGCACACCCTTCCCTCCACCTCCTGCCATCCGCCCACGCACCAATGAGCACCCCACGCTCAGATGCTGCCCCCGCCCCGAGGTGACGCTGCCCGGTGCCAATACCCACCCTCT
The Indicator indicator isolate 239-I01 chromosome 33, UM_Iind_1.1, whole genome shotgun sequence DNA segment above includes these coding regions:
- the AHDC1 gene encoding transcription factor Gibbin isoform X1, translated to MLSLKVVNGAEGSGTPAQEVAQPDGRSLPGRASSGGFGRQQPLVADGRSVACQPVALENGASLPTEWLPRAQGSGPRQPGSVGDSRSFRVNLHCKHPRPRELKCNSKSTSKAKGPGATFPDPHVSNCSAQRHAGEEEARMRVKPPGPVVTTSVVRGSPDYAREPEFYPPGHPVQRPPACPAEKALSCSVLSFPEGSCPTLGREHQVGSLLHGDPADRCQGVHGGTKAAQDLLGCAGQPRILGQSAEEAAARDRALKTFPDVTLASGPCNVDSILALLRSKCGNGHINLHPVVQLIDIMKDLNRLSEDLKSSGVHLDCGNLRGGGAHEDSRLLPADRDLQYSFFSSPSLANSIRSPEERGALCKTEPPRHPRPPARDGEVDGGGGSTPQPPGHSGGVGGTSKASTEEAGCSQPDTGDYSDLAEADILNELASLACPGTQLLESQAMEPQPQLLPAQELDSQSRLLDSQSLESQPQLLDSQSLEPLPESLELQNLEPLGLQSLEPLSASLELQSLEPLSESLELQSLEPLAEPLGLQTLEPLPGALEPPLLDARTPLLPTEPSLLETQPLGTVSELLEAQTGTGDPLRPHGLQARLGGCPLSSVVKRGPCGSRGAGRCGEDHRKYALRRTDKPKMLCRRRRAGRGRRVDIASESRVLSPLALPTEVPPGPEVPSTPLLSPPPPPTTTTLDTDEVPKPPATARKMKCRGVRKMVVKMAKIPVSLGRRNKTTYKVSSLSSNLNLEGKELAASSSMEPTPLLKMKNNGRNVVVVFPPGEMPIILKRKRGRPPKNLLLGQVKPKEPVPEVKKRRRRKQKLASPQPSYIADTNDSKADYSDVLAKLAFLNRQSQCSGRCSPPRCWTPSEPESIHQAPDTQSISHFLHRVQGFRRRGGKAGGFGGRGGGHAARAARCSFSDFFEGIGKKKKAPTALHADAVHPRKRGRPEPDPVGKPKRKRRARKNGALFPEPNPGQSFGDASAEWAAGEKGSPWAPHHGHPSGQAGRNGGYQGAEARPFHSPGLESGSSGRAGFYAGSAPSSQAEAGPERHSLFTGYFRSLLDSDDSSDLLDFALSASRSESRKSAAAYTAPPAALPGQRGLAAYPARGGKVAAATPGAEAAFHAALQGRPAFPGRAAAATYGVAQGSSECRGAEAFTKLAPPSAVSRSPTAHPAASGTSGYSPYGSYGSGQSVAPASVFPPGKQYSQDCPNSKDCSFAYGSGSSLPSSPSSAHSAGYAPQTAGPSLPLGKAAFFNSAEQGAQFSSASHTPLRCDSRASTVSPGGYMVPKGSASFQPSPENCRQFPGSAPWAFRQGYGGLDWSSEAFSQLYNPGFECHLNEPNVILDISNYTPQKAKQQTVSETFSESSSDSTQFNQPAGYRRANSEASSSEGQSSLSSLEKLMMDWNEASSAPGYNWNQSVLFQSNSKPGRGRRKKVDMFDTSHLSFSSSSSSSSVYPSKRSTGPRQPRGSRGACASKKERGTGKAKFPTKSQAVNPLFQESTDLGLDYYSGDSSMSPLPSQSRGFGVGERDPCDYTGPYSMNPSTPSDGTFVQGFQSDSPGLGQPDLEGKHFPALPHQLGGPTPQTVFEAGLQKAFSPNCSPTLAFKEDLRAGDLRKLPTCDSLKHSMQGGALPHAPHLACRDLPMPQPHYDSPSCKNPPYWYSPNASTRSPSYDGKAGAGMLVDFMGRTDPSCLNPHLGSPSGAHPSKGEKEPLEMSRAHHRGPYACPLINDLNISPVPRDSMLQLQDNYRYPSFAPQGHPVMPPPQKSGFLGPMVEQQHPEDTFTVTSL
- the AHDC1 gene encoding transcription factor Gibbin isoform X2; this encodes MRVKPPGPVVTTSVVRGSPDYAREPEFYPPGHPVQRPPACPAEKALSCSVLSFPEGSCPTLGREHQVGSLLHGDPADRCQGVHGGTKAAQDLLGCAGQPRILGQSAEEAAARDRALKTFPDVTLASGPCNVDSILALLRSKCGNGHINLHPVVQLIDIMKDLNRLSEDLKSSGVHLDCGNLRGGGAHEDSRLLPADRDLQYSFFSSPSLANSIRSPEERGALCKTEPPRHPRPPARDGEVDGGGGSTPQPPGHSGGVGGTSKASTEEAGCSQPDTGDYSDLAEADILNELASLACPGTQLLESQAMEPQPQLLPAQELDSQSRLLDSQSLESQPQLLDSQSLEPLPESLELQNLEPLGLQSLEPLSASLELQSLEPLSESLELQSLEPLAEPLGLQTLEPLPGALEPPLLDARTPLLPTEPSLLETQPLGTVSELLEAQTGTGDPLRPHGLQARLGGCPLSSVVKRGPCGSRGAGRCGEDHRKYALRRTDKPKMLCRRRRAGRGRRVDIASESRVLSPLALPTEVPPGPEVPSTPLLSPPPPPTTTTLDTDEVPKPPATARKMKCRGVRKMVVKMAKIPVSLGRRNKTTYKVSSLSSNLNLEGKELAASSSMEPTPLLKMKNNGRNVVVVFPPGEMPIILKRKRGRPPKNLLLGQVKPKEPVPEVKKRRRRKQKLASPQPSYIADTNDSKADYSDVLAKLAFLNRQSQCSGRCSPPRCWTPSEPESIHQAPDTQSISHFLHRVQGFRRRGGKAGGFGGRGGGHAARAARCSFSDFFEGIGKKKKAPTALHADAVHPRKRGRPEPDPVGKPKRKRRARKNGALFPEPNPGQSFGDASAEWAAGEKGSPWAPHHGHPSGQAGRNGGYQGAEARPFHSPGLESGSSGRAGFYAGSAPSSQAEAGPERHSLFTGYFRSLLDSDDSSDLLDFALSASRSESRKSAAAYTAPPAALPGQRGLAAYPARGGKVAAATPGAEAAFHAALQGRPAFPGRAAAATYGVAQGSSECRGAEAFTKLAPPSAVSRSPTAHPAASGTSGYSPYGSYGSGQSVAPASVFPPGKQYSQDCPNSKDCSFAYGSGSSLPSSPSSAHSAGYAPQTAGPSLPLGKAAFFNSAEQGAQFSSASHTPLRCDSRASTVSPGGYMVPKGSASFQPSPENCRQFPGSAPWAFRQGYGGLDWSSEAFSQLYNPGFECHLNEPNVILDISNYTPQKAKQQTVSETFSESSSDSTQFNQPAGYRRANSEASSSEGQSSLSSLEKLMMDWNEASSAPGYNWNQSVLFQSNSKPGRGRRKKVDMFDTSHLSFSSSSSSSSVYPSKRSTGPRQPRGSRGACASKKERGTGKAKFPTKSQAVNPLFQESTDLGLDYYSGDSSMSPLPSQSRGFGVGERDPCDYTGPYSMNPSTPSDGTFVQGFQSDSPGLGQPDLEGKHFPALPHQLGGPTPQTVFEAGLQKAFSPNCSPTLAFKEDLRAGDLRKLPTCDSLKHSMQGGALPHAPHLACRDLPMPQPHYDSPSCKNPPYWYSPNASTRSPSYDGKAGAGMLVDFMGRTDPSCLNPHLGSPSGAHPSKGEKEPLEMSRAHHRGPYACPLINDLNISPVPRDSMLQLQDNYRYPSFAPQGHPVMPPPQKSGFLGPMVEQQHPEDTFTVTSL